In Euphorbia lathyris chromosome 9, ddEupLath1.1, whole genome shotgun sequence, the following are encoded in one genomic region:
- the LOC136205236 gene encoding uncharacterized protein translates to MSCFTSFLKLISMIYFLMMSFSEISMAAGVEEEEEGESSHIYQLSSREEMAKLAGYGEEKLSNVIITGSLLCQSCFHGHHHIRTWPLSGALVTINCNRIGKRTKRNLVKAVTDEFGDFQIDLPSHLHGIPNLAKKCSVNAHRIPKSLACHPEFAAKQKMLTLTSARNGNRVYTATGIKFLHSNSLPLHLCTNRGSSYKIWHDTQF, encoded by the exons ATGAGCTGCTTCACCAGTTTCTTAAAGCTAATTTCAATGATTTACTTCTTGATGATGAGCTTCTCTGAAATATCAATGGCTGCCggagtagaagaagaagaagaaggagagagcaGTCATATATATCAGCTGTCGAGCAGAGAAGAAATGGCGAAATTGGCTGGTTATGGAGAGGAAAAGCTTTCTAATGTCATCATAACTGGCTCTCTTCTCTGTCAATCTTGTTTCCATGGTCACCATCATATTCGAACTTGGCCACTTTCtg GTGCTTTGGTGACCATCAACTGCAACAGAATAGGGAAGAGGACCAAAAGAAATTTAGTAAAAGCTGTCACTGATgaatttggagattttcaaattGACCTTCCTTCCCATCTCCACGGAATTCCTAACTTGGCCAAAAAATGTTCAGTTAATGCTCACAGAATACCAAAATCGTTGGCTTGCCATCCGGAATTTGCAGCAAAACAAAAGATGCTGACTTTAACATCAGCTAGAAATGGCAATCGAGTTTATACTGCTACCGGGATCAAGTTTCTGCATTCGAATTCTCTACCGTTACATCTTTGCACTAACAGAGGAAGCAGCTACAAAATCTGGCATGACACGCAGTTCTAA
- the LOC136205237 gene encoding acyl carrier protein 3, mitochondrial: MQNIRNSILSHLRLRVVYEQLPHTQRTNVFKQLYRQMCASSDSCPDELMDRVIGLVKKFDKMDASKVTKTADFQKDLGLDSLDRVELVMAFEEEFSIEISDEKADKLTCCADVAKYIASGGEQKISHSS; this comes from the exons ATGCAAAACATAAGAAACTCTATCTTGAGCCACTTGAGGCTGAGAGTTGTCTATGAACAACTGCCACACACTCAGAGAACGAATGTGTTCAAGCAATTGTACCGGCAAATGTGTGCATCAAGTGATAGCTGTCCTGATGAACTCATGGATCGAGTGATAGGATTAGTTAAGAAATTCGATAAAATGGATGCTAGTAAG GTTACTAAAACAGCTGATTTCCAAAAGGATTTGGGCCTGGACAGCTTAGATAGGGTGGAATTGGTTATGGCTTTTGAAGAAGAATTTTCAATCGAAATTTCCGACGAGAAAGCAGATAAGCTTACTTGCTGTGCTGATGTTGCCAAATATATAGCTTCAGGAGGTGAGCAGAAAATCTCACACTCCTCTTGA